A genomic window from Carassius auratus strain Wakin chromosome 45, ASM336829v1, whole genome shotgun sequence includes:
- the LOC113063408 gene encoding denticleless protein homolog — translation MTLFHHVVDRGDVKRRRNGQRRDYPLSSLLDGYQCARHDEHISYGASAAAVPPFGCTFSSAPGQQNSLAVANEEGFVTIFNTGEKQSSVLKEWQAHDNAVFDIAWVPGANSLVTASGDQTARLWDVVTGDLLGTFKGHQCSLKSVAFSKQEKAVFSTGGRDGNIMIWDSRCSKKDGFYRQVKQITGAHMKLEKYTPQIKKRRGMAPPVDSQQGVTVVLFCDESKLVSSGAVDGIIKMWDLRKNYTAHQPSPLPLQAYPYPGSCTRRLGYSGLSLDSTGSRLFSNCTDDNIYMFNISSLKTTPVAVFSGHSNSSFYVKSSVSPDDQFLASGSSDHHTYIWKIPEPKRAPMMLQGHSQEVTSVAWCPTDFTKIASCSDDNTVRIWRLNRRPDGEDSLNRDPNVVGWTLRKIQSPTRTPDPYSPVEVTPAKSPGSERAVSLASPQPAACAPMGADLPLPSNTSAPSAEVSSLKRPSSIQQWISRSSSPARRGTPPLCKVLTPVLQSPSSERRAKRRLETGERSGLGEESDGVSELYPNVKRSRSSGSTRNCPEEKAEPFCLQTETQLSSDCQAGTGKENRSPRNSDWLSVISQRFKGSAQPRSPNGCSKRHDARTHSSSAAVSPCPMRVVSPPPTKKASPSRHMKKISSYFVKRPQD, via the exons ATGACTCTGTTTCACCATGTTGTTGATCGGGGAGATGTAAAAAGAAGACGCAATG GTCAGCGTCGCGACTATCCGCTGTCCTCTCTGCTGGACGGGTACCAGTGCGCGCGACACGATGAACACATCTCATACGGAGCCTCAGCTGCTGCTGTGCCGCCCTTTGGATGCACATTTTCCTCCG CTCCTGGCCAACAGAACAGCCTTGCTGTTGCAAATGAAGAAGGGTTTGTGACCATCTTCAATACTGGAGAAAAGCAGAGTTCTGTCCTGAAAG AGTGGCAGGCGCACGATAATGCAGTTTTTGATATTGCCTGGGTTCCTGGTGCAAACAGCTTG GTGACAGCGTCCGGTGACCAAACGGCCCGTCTGTGGGATGTTGTTACTGGTGACCTGCTGGGAACATTTAAAGGACATCAGTGCAGTCTTAAATCTGTGGCTTTTTCCAAGCAAGAGAAAG CTGTTTTTAGCACTGGAGGCAGAGATGGGAACATAATGATTTGGGATTCAAGATGCAGTAAAAAAG ATGGTTTCTACAGGCAAGTCAAACAGATCACCGGTGCCCATATGAAACTTGAAAAATACACTCCTCAAATAAAGAAGAGGCGTGGGATGGCGCCCCCTGTG GACTCGCAGCAGGGTGTGACGGTGGTTTTGTTCTGCGACGAGAGCAAACTCGTCTCTTCAGGAGCAGTCGATGG GATCATTAAAATGTGGGATTTGCGGAAGAACTACACTGCACACCAGCCCAGCCCCCTCCCTCTGCAGGCCTATCCTTACCCAGGCTCCTGCACACGCAGACTAG GTTATTCTGGTCTGTCACTGGACTCCACTGGCTCCAGACTGTTCTCCAACTGCACTGATGACAATATCTACATGTTCAAcatcagcagtttgaaaacaactccag TTGCTGTTTTCAGCGGTCACAGTAACTCCTCGTTTTATGTGAAGTCCAGTGTCAGCCCAGACGACCAGTTCCTGGCCAGTGGTTCGAGTGATCATCATACTTACATATGGAAG ATTCCCGAGCCAAAACGAGCTCCCATGATGCTTCAAGGCCATAGTCAGGAAGTCACATCAGTGGCCTGGTGCCCCACAGATTTCACTAAG ATCGCTTCCTGCTCTGATGACAACACTGTCAGGATCTGGCGACTGAACCGCAGACCAGATGGAGAAGATTCATTGAACCGAGATCCAAATGTGGTCGGCTGGACACTTCGGAAAATCCAGTCACCGACTAGGACACCTG ACCCTTACAGCCCTGTTGAAGTCACTCCAGCCAAAAGTCCTGGCTCCGAGAGGGCCGTCTCTCTGGCTTCGCCCCAGCCTGCTGCTTGCGCCCCTATGGGTGCTGATTTACCCCTGCCATCAAACACATCTGCACCTTCGGCCGAAGTCAGCAGCCTCAAACGTCCCTCGTCCATCCAGCAGTGGATCAGCCGCAGTAGTTCCCCCGCTCGCCGCGGGACACCTCCTCTGTGTAAGGTGCTCACACCCGTCCTCCAGAGCCCCTCATCTGAACGCCGAGCGAAGCGACGACTGGAAACGGGTGAGAGATCTGGATTGGGAGAGGAGAGTGACGGGGTGTCTGAACTTTATCCCAATGTAAAGAGAAGCAGGAGTTCGGGGAGCACACGGAACTGTCCAGAGGAGAAAGCGGAGCCATTCTGTTTGCAAACAGAGACTCAGCTCAGCTCAGATTGTCAAGCTGGCACGGGCAAAGAAAACCGCTCTCCGAGGAACTCTGATTGGCTTTCTGTGATCAGCCAGAGGTTTAAAGGATCAGCTCAGCCAAGAAGCCCCAACGGCTGCAGCAAACGGCACGACGCAAGAACACACAGCTCTTCA gcAGCAGTCTCACCGTGTCCCATGAGAGTTGTCTCTCCACCGCCAACCAAGAAAGCATCACCCTCCAGACACATGAAGAAAATCTCCAGCTACTTTGTGAAAAGACCCCAAGACTGA
- the LOC113063410 gene encoding integrator complex subunit 7 produces the protein MSLSAARSFLSEAAYGEQELDANSALMELDKGLRSCKLGDQCEAVVLFPKLFQKYPFPILINSAFLKLADIFRLGNNFLRLCVLKVTQLSEKHLEKILNVDEFVKRVFSVIHSNDPVARAITLRMLGSLASIIPERKNAHHSIRQSLDSHDNVEVEAAIFAAASFSSHSKDFAAGIRNKISEMIQGLDTPVELKLKLIPMLQHMHHDASQASCSRELLQELVSSYPSTPMLIVTLHTFTQLATSSLVDIPEQIHLLIQYLKEDPRKAVKRLAIQDLKLLAKKAPHLWTRKNIQVLCECALSTPYNSLKLGMLSVLSTLSGTIAIKQYFSPNTGEVPPAPRHTDLVKLAQECCYHSNLAVAAHGITVLTSIAVSCPEKEVIQLEQETVMGMESLILLCSQDDSKTAQDTLKTALTSLVKMLKSCPHVSPSSVELLLGQLHCACDSARVLVCQALAAIATQQPVLAEGMLGDLLDLFRVASHRASEKQQELLVSLATVVFVASQASLSAEVKTVIRQQLENVANGWTVYRIARQASRMGCHDFSRELYQSLRTRVASEHFYFWLNSLMEFSQAEQCLSGLSDGDYSAAMSAISEALKSYQKGIASLTAASTPLSPLSFQCEFVKLRIDTLQALSQLICTCNSLKTSPPPAIATTIALSSGGELQRCGRISTQMKLSMDEFRSLAARYADLYQSSFDADYATLRNVELQQQSCLLVSYAIEALIIDPQTASFQEFGTHGSVQAESEYELKMLAVFNHVLEEVENLSRKHPPVSYLHTGCLCDAVIAILKVPLSFQRYFFQKLQSTSIKLAFSPSPRTPNEPIPVQNNQQLTLKVEGVVQHGSSPGLFRKIQAVCLKVSSTLQTKPGSDIKVPLDSKSNEIEQKVEPHNDYFSTQFLLNFSIQGTHVVSVEASVVDTSGIEWKTGPKTTVSVKSLEDPYSQQLRHQLQQQQQTGPQPGPQRNVCPRQ, from the exons ATGTCGCTGTCCGCGGCGCGCTCGTTTCTGTCGGAGGCCGCTTACGGCGAGCAGGAGCTGGACGCCAATTCAGCGCTGATGGAGCTCGACAAAG GTTTAAGGTCTTGTAAACTGGGTGACCAATGTGAAGCCGTGGTCCTTTTCCCCAAACTCTTTCAGAAGTATCCCTTTCCCATCCTCATCAACTCTGCCTTCCTAAAACTGGCAGACATCTTCAGACTTGG GAACAACTTTCTGCGACTCTGCGTGCTGAAGGTGACGCAGCTGAGCGAGAAACACCTGGAGAAGATTCTGAACGTGGACGAGTTTGTCAAAAGAGTGTTTTCCGTCATCCATAGCAATGATCCTGTTGCCAGAGCAATAACTCTCAG GATGTTGGGAAGTTTAGCCTCCATTATTCCAGAGAGGAAAAATGCCCATCACAGCATCCGGCAAAGTCTGGACTCTCATGATAATGTTGAAGTAGAGGCGGCTATTTTTGCAGCTGCTAGTTTCTCATCGCACTCAAA agaTTTTGCTGCAGGGATTCGCAACAAGATTAGCGAAATGATTCAAG gaCTGGACACTCCAGTGGAGCTGAAGCTGAAGCTGATCCCGATGCTGCAGCACATGCACCATGATGCCAGCCAGGCCTCGTGCAGCAGGGAGTTACTGCAGGAGCTGGTGTCCTCCTACCCCTCCACACCCATGCTCATCGTCACGCTGCACACCTTCACCCAGCTCGCCACCTCCTCTCTCGTCGACATCCCCGAGCAG ATTCATCTGCTCATCCAGTACTTGAAGGAGGACCCCAGAAAAGCCGTGAAAAGACTCGCCATTCAGGATCTCAAGCTCTTGGCTAAAAAAGCTCCTCATTTGTGGACTAGAAAGAACATACAG GTGCTATGCGAATGTGCTCTCAGCACCCCGTATAACAGTCTCAAGCTGGGGATGCTGTCGGTCCTCTCTACGCTATCTGGTACCATCGCTATTAAACAGTACTTCAGCCCTAATACAG GTGAGGTGCCTCCAGCGCCCCGTCACACTGACCTGGTGAAGCTGGCGCAGGAGTGCTGTTATCATAGTAATCTGGCAGTGGCAGCCCACGGGATCACAGTGTTGACCAGTATCGCCGTTTCCTGTCCAGAGAAAG AGGTCATCCAGCTGGAACAGGAAACAGTGATGGGGATGGAGTCTCTCATTCTTCTCTGCAGTCAAGATGACAGTAAGACTGCACAGGACACACTGAAA ACGGCGCTCACCTCTCTGGTGAAGATGTTGAAGAGCTGTCCTCATGTGAGTCCGAGCTCTGTGGAGCTGCTGCTGGGACAGCTGCACTGCGCGTGTGACTCTGCGCGGGTGCTCGTGTGTCAGGCTCTGGCTGCTATCGCCACTCAGCAGCCGGTGCTGGCAGAGGGGATGCTGGGAGACCTGCTGGACCTCTTCAGGGTGGCAAGTCACAGAGCCTCAGAGAAGCAGCAGGAGCTCCTG GTGTCTTTGGCGACAGTGGTGTTCGTGGCCAGTCAGGCTTCACTCTCGGCCGAGGTGAAGACGGTGATCAGGCAGCAGCTGGAGAACGTGGCCAATGGGTGGACCGTGTACCGTATTGCCAGACAGGCCTCGCGCATG GGCTGCCATGATTTTTCCCGGGAGCTGTACCAGAGCCTTCGTACCCGCGTGGCCTCGGAGCACTTCTACTTCTGGCTGAACAGTCTGATGGAGTTCTCTCAGGCCGAGCAGTGCCTCAGCGGCCTTTCGGACGGGGACTACAGCGCAGCCATGAGCGCCATCTCCGAAGCACTCAAATCCTACCAGAAGGGAATTGCGTCGCTCACG GCCGCCAGTACGCCGCTGAGTCCTTTGTCGTTCCAGTGTGAGTTTGTGAAGCTGCGGATAGACACTCTTCAGGCCCTGTCCCAGCTCATCTGCACCTGCAACAGTCTGAAGACCAGCCCCCCTCCCGCCATCGCCACCACCATCGCTCTGTCGTCCGGCGGCGAGCTGCAGCGCTGCGGACGCATTTCAACACAG ATGAAATTATCCATGGATGAATTTAGAAGTCTGGCAGCTCGTTACGCTGACCTGTATCAGTCTTCGTTTGATGCCGACTACGCCACCCTCCGTAATGTTGAACT ACAACAGCAAAGCTGCTTGCTTGTATCTTACGCTATTGAGGCTTTAATAATTGATCCACAAACGGCCAG TTTCCAGGAGTTCGGCACACACGGATCAGTTCAGGCAGAGAGCGAGTATGAACTGAAAATGCTGGCGGTGTTCAATCACGTCCTGGAGGAAGTGGAAAACTTAAGCAGGAAGCACCCTCCTGTCTCTTACCTG CACACTGGATGTCTGTGTGATGCTGTCATAGCCATTTTGAAGGTACCACTGTCATTCCAGAGATATTTCTTCCAGAAGCTTCAGTCCACCAGCATTAAA CTTGCTTTCTCTCCATCTCCTCGTACACCAAACGAGCCAATCCCGGTTCAGAACAACCAGCAGCTGACGTTAAAGGTGGAGGGGGTGGTGCAGCACGGCTCGTCTCCAGGCCTGTTCCGCAAGATCCAGGCCGTCTGCCTCAAAGTCAGCTCTACTTTACAGACCAAACCAGGATCTGACATCAAG gtTCCTCTTGATTCAAAGAGCAATGAGATTGAGCAGAAGGTGGAGCCTCATAATGATTACTTCAGCACACAGTTCCTGCTCAACTTCTCCATCCAGGGCACTCACGTCGTCTCTGTTGAGGCCTCGGTTGTAGACACCAGTGGGATCGAATGGAAGACGGGACCGAAAACCACCGTATCGGTCAAGTCTCTGGAAGACCCTTATTCCCAGCAGCTGCGGCATCAgttacagcagcagcagcagaccgGCCCACAGCCGGGACCCCAGAGGAACGTCTGTCCCCGCCAGTGA